A stretch of the Arvicola amphibius chromosome 8, mArvAmp1.2, whole genome shotgun sequence genome encodes the following:
- the Ffar2 gene encoding free fatty acid receptor 2, with the protein MIPDWHSSLILTAYILIFLTGLPANLLALRAFVSRVRQPQPAPVHILLLNLTLADLLLLLLLPFRIVEAASNFRWYLPKIVCALTGFGFYSSIYCSTWLLAGISMERYLGVAFPVQYKLSRRPLYGVIAALVAWIMSFGHCTIVIIVQYLNSTEPVGTENQITCYENFTQEQLDVVLPVRLELCLVLFFVPMAVTIFCYWRFVWIMLTQPHVGAQRRRRAVGLAVVTLLNFLLCFGPYNVSHLVGFYLRQSPPWRVEAVVFSSLNASLDPLLFYFSSSVVRRAFGKSLLVFRNPGSSVLGRGAKETVEGTRMDKGGSQTEGVPSSDFITE; encoded by the coding sequence ATGATCCCGGACTGGCACAGCTCCTTGATCCTTACGGCCTACATCCTCATCTTCCTCACTGGGCTCCCTGCCAACCTGCTGGCCCTGCGGGCCTTCGTGAGCCGAGTCCGCCAGCCCCAGCCTGCTCCCGTGCACATCCTCCTGTTGAATCTGACCCTGGCTGACTTGCTCCTTTTGCTGCTACTGCCCTTCCGGATCGTGGAAGCAGCGTCTAACTTTCGCTGGTACCTGCCAAAGATCGTGTGCGCGCTCACGGGCTTCGGCTTCTACAGCAGCATCTACTGCAGCACGTGGCTGCTGGCAGGCATCAGCATGGAACGCTACCTGGGAGTGGCCTTCCCCGTGCAGTACAAGTTATCCCGCCGGCCCCTGTACGGAGTGATCGCCGCTCTGGTGGCCTGGATCATGTCCTTCGGCCACTGCACCATCGTCATCATCGTTCAGTACCTGAACTCAACCGAGCCAGTGGGCACTGAGAACCAAATAACCTGCTATGAGAACTTCACCCAAGAGCAGCTGGATGTGGTGCTGCCTGTGAGGCTGGAGCTGTGCCTGGTCCTCTTCTTCGTGCCCATGGCAGTCACCATCTTCTGCTACTGGCGCTTTGTGTGGATCATGCTCACGCAGCCCCATGTAGGGGCTCAGAGGAGACGCAGGGCGGTCGGCCTGGCTGTGGTGACGCTTCTCAATTTTCTGCTGTGCTTCGGACCTTACAACGTGTCCCACTTGGTGGGGTTCTACCTGCGGCAGAGCCCTCCGTGGCGAGTGGAGGCTGTGGTATTCAGCTCCCTCAATGCCAGCCTGGACCCGCTGctcttctatttttcttcctcCGTGGTGCGCAGAGCTTTCGGGAAAAGTTTGCTAGTGTTCCGCAACCCGGGCTCCTCGGTGCTGGGCAGAGGAGCCAAAGAGACAGTGGAGGGGACCAGGATGGACAAGGGTGGGAGTCAAACAGAGGGGGTGCCGAGCTCCGATTTCATCACTGAGTAA
- the LOC119820280 gene encoding free fatty acid receptor 3-like — protein sequence MAASFSPGNHWLFFSVYLFVFLVGLPLNLMALVVFVGKLRRRPVAVDLLLLNLTLSDLLLLLFLPFRMVEAACGMRWLLPFLFCPLSGFLFFTTIYLTSLFLTAVSIERFLSVAYPLWYKTRPRLAQAAVVSGICWFLASAQCSVVYVTEYWGNATYSQGTNGTCYLEFREDQLAVLLPIRLEAAVVLFMVPLCITSYCYSRMMWILSRGASRRRRKRVMGLLAATLLIFFVCFGPYNMSHVVGYVQGESPSWRSYVILLSTLNSCIDPLVFYFSSSKFQAEFQQLLGRLTRGCVHWTQEVSLELMIKKKEEPCKECPS from the coding sequence ATGGCGGCGAGCTTCTCTCCCGGCAATCATTGGCTTTTCTTTTCCGTGtacctgtttgttttccttgtggGTCTGCCCCTCAACTTGATGGCCCTGGTGGTCTTCGTGGGCAAGCTGCGCCGCCGCCCGGTGGCCGTGGACTTACTTTTGCTAAACCTGACCCTATCGGACCTGCTCCTGCTACTGTTCCTGCCATTTCGCATGGTGGAGGCAGCCTGTGGCATGAGATGgctcctgcccttcctcttctgccctctctcagGGTTCCTTTTCTTCACTACCATCTACCTCACCTCCCTCTTCCTGACAGCTGTGAGCATCGAACGTTTTCTTAGTGTGGCCTACCCACTGTGGTACAAGACCCGACCACGGCTGGCCCAGGCTGCTGTGGTCAGTGGTATCTGCTGGTTCCTGGCATCAGCTCAGTGTAGTGTGGTTTATGTCACTGAATACTGGGGAAATGCGACCTACAGCCAGGGAACCAATGGAACCTGCTACCTGGAATTCCGGGAGGACCAGCTGGCCGTGCTCCTGCCTATACGACTAGAGGCAGCTGTGGTCCTTTTCATGGTGCCCCTGTGTATCACAAGTTACTGCTACAGCCGCATGATGTGGATTCTTAGCCGAGGAGCCAGCCGGCGCAGGCGCAAGAGGGTGATGGGGCTTCTAGCAGCCACACTGCTGATCTTCTTCGTCTGCTTTGGCCCCTACAATATGTCCCATGTGGTGGGCTATGTCCAGGGTGAGAGTCCATCCTGGCGGAGCTATGTGATTCTCCTCAGCACCCTCAACTCTTGCATAGACCCTCTTGTCTTCTACTTCTCATCCTCCAAGTTCCAAGCCGAATTTCAGCAGCTCCTGGGAAGGCTGACCAGAGGTTGTGTGCATTGGACTCAGGAAGTCAGCTTGGAActtatgataaagaaaaaagaagagccaTGCAAGGAGTGTCCAAgctag